The genomic DNA TTTTTGCTATAAATCCATTAGCACCAGTGACTAATATCTTCATACATAAACCTTCCTCTTCATTATTTGTAATTCTTGTTGAACATAATCTAGGGTTAACAATCTTTCCTTAATTTGTTTTATAGTTAATTGTTGTGTATTGTGAGAATTGTACTCCTCTTCTGAAGATAGATTTCTATCACCTTCTACAAAATATTTGTCATAATTTAAATCTCTTTTATCGGCAGGAACTCGATAAAATCCTTCCAAGTCTTCTGCAACTAAATGTTCTTCACGAGTTAGTAGTGTTTCATATAGTTTTTCCCCGTGACGAGTACCAATTATTTTAATGTCATTATTTACATCAAAAAGTTCTAGAAGAGCTTGTGCCAAATCTCTTATTGTTGATGCAGGAGCTTTTTGCACCATTATATCTCCTGCTTTTGCGTTTTCAAATGCAAAAATTACAAGTTCTACTGCTTCTTCAAGACTCATTAAGAATCTAGTCATATTAGGGTCAGTTATGGTAATAGGTTGTCCATTTTTAATTTGTTCAATAAAAAGAGGGATTACAGATCCTCTAGAAGCCATAACATTACCATAACGTGTACCACAAATTAAAGTGTTTTCCGGATTTACCGTCTTACCCTTAGCGACAAATACCTTTTCCATCATTGCTTTTGATATTCCCATTGCATTTATTGGGTATGCTGCTTTATCTGTAGATAAACATATAACTTTTTTTACCCCTGTTTCAATAGCTCCTGTCAGAACATTATCAGTGCCTAATACATTTGTTTTTACAGCTTCTAATGGAAAAAACTCACAGGATGGAACTTGCTTAAGAGCAGCTGCATGAAAAATGTAATCCACTCCATACATAGCATTCTTCACACTTGCTAAATCCCTGACATCACCTATATAAAATTTGAGTTTGTCATTTTTATATAATTTTCGCATGTCTTCCTGTTTTTTTTCATCTCTTGAAAAAATACGAATTTCTTTTATATCAGTATCTAGAAATCTTCTCATTACTGCATTTCCAAAAGAACCTGTACCGCCTGTTATTAAAAGCGTTTTGTCTTTAAACATTATTAATCCTCCAGTACCCTCTTTATCATTTTTACATATTTTTGTGTGCATATTTCTGTGGTATATTTTTCGAGAAATATTTTCCTGCAATTATCCCCCATAGAACTACGCTTATTTAAATCGTTGAGAAGCTCTAGGATTGCACTTACTAATTTAGAGCTTTCTCCTACTTCCATGGCATAGCCTGCGTGATTATCTATTAGATCATTGGCTATATCTGAATTTTTATCTATTACTGCAATTACAGGCTTTCCTGTCATCATATAACTATATGTTTTACTTGGAACTGCCAAACCTGATAACCCTTCAGCTAAACTCACTATAAAAGTATCACTAATATTTAGTGCATCTTCAAAATCCTTACCATGTAAAAAATCATATACATATACATTGGATAACCTTTCATTCTTAACAACAGCTTTTAAGTACTCAAGTTTATTTCCGTGCCCAGCAAACAAAAATTTGACCCTATTATTTTTTTTAAGTTCT from Pseudalkalibacillus sp. SCS-8 includes the following:
- a CDS encoding polysaccharide biosynthesis protein, with translation MFKDKTLLITGGTGSFGNAVMRRFLDTDIKEIRIFSRDEKKQEDMRKLYKNDKLKFYIGDVRDLASVKNAMYGVDYIFHAAALKQVPSCEFFPLEAVKTNVLGTDNVLTGAIETGVKKVICLSTDKAAYPINAMGISKAMMEKVFVAKGKTVNPENTLICGTRYGNVMASRGSVIPLFIEQIKNGQPITITDPNMTRFLMSLEEAVELVIFAFENAKAGDIMVQKAPASTIRDLAQALLELFDVNNDIKIIGTRHGEKLYETLLTREEHLVAEDLEGFYRVPADKRDLNYDKYFVEGDRNLSSEEEYNSHNTQQLTIKQIKERLLTLDYVQQELQIMKRKVYV